Proteins found in one Salinimonas lutimaris genomic segment:
- a CDS encoding IS110 family RNA-guided transposase yields the protein MTSSLKKFSAYVGLDWASKKHDVCIQTKDSRERKFEIIKHSPEAIDEWLTHLHSEVEGPIAIAVELSSGPIVYALQKYAYVTVFPIHAATLARYRQAMFPSGAKDDPSDAELALDLMLKYPEKIQPLQPSSKASRTLNLLVEQRRMLVEDKRRHVNRLINALKQYYPLPLTMFSHRGSDLFCEFLIKWPTFKQLKRARENTIRMFFGQRGGNAVTNTDKRIHAIESAMALTEDSSIIEPYSLLVVSLCNQIQLLNKSIKAFDSEVESIFKQMPDADIFSSLPGTGPCLAPRLLAAFGEDRNRFLTAQEIQNYAGLSPVTERSGNKEWIHWRWQCAKFIRQTFIEWSAKSVHQSYWAGLYYEKQRAKGKAHQAAVRALAFKWARIVFRCWQTRTPYNETKYLKALRERNSPLLNT from the coding sequence ATGACTAGTTCGTTAAAAAAATTCTCTGCCTATGTCGGTTTAGATTGGGCCTCAAAAAAGCATGATGTTTGTATACAAACAAAAGACTCCCGCGAGAGAAAGTTTGAGATCATAAAGCATTCACCAGAAGCCATTGATGAATGGCTAACTCATTTGCATAGTGAGGTAGAAGGACCGATTGCCATTGCTGTCGAGTTGTCTAGCGGGCCTATTGTGTATGCGTTGCAAAAGTATGCCTATGTGACAGTTTTTCCTATCCATGCCGCTACACTTGCTCGATATAGGCAGGCCATGTTTCCAAGTGGTGCTAAGGATGACCCATCTGATGCTGAGCTTGCGCTTGACCTCATGCTGAAGTACCCCGAAAAGATACAACCACTTCAACCCAGCAGTAAAGCGTCAAGAACACTGAACTTACTTGTCGAACAACGTCGCATGCTCGTTGAAGATAAAAGACGTCATGTGAATAGATTGATAAATGCTCTGAAGCAATATTATCCGTTACCACTGACCATGTTTTCGCATCGAGGAAGCGATTTATTTTGTGAATTTCTGATCAAGTGGCCGACATTTAAACAGCTAAAACGAGCAAGAGAAAACACGATTCGGATGTTCTTTGGTCAACGCGGTGGTAATGCGGTTACCAATACAGACAAGCGTATACATGCGATCGAATCCGCTATGGCACTCACTGAAGACAGCAGCATTATTGAGCCTTACAGCCTATTAGTTGTTTCCTTATGTAACCAAATTCAGCTTCTAAATAAAAGTATCAAAGCTTTCGACAGTGAGGTTGAGTCAATATTCAAGCAGATGCCCGACGCAGATATATTTTCTTCTCTGCCTGGAACAGGGCCATGTTTAGCTCCTCGCTTACTCGCCGCTTTTGGCGAAGACAGAAACCGCTTTCTAACTGCGCAAGAAATTCAAAACTATGCGGGTTTATCTCCTGTAACAGAACGAAGTGGTAATAAAGAGTGGATCCATTGGCGATGGCAATGCGCCAAATTTATCAGACAAACCTTCATTGAATGGTCAGCCAAAAGTGTGCATCAGTCTTACTGGGCTGGCTTGTATTATGAAAAACAAAGAGCAAAAGGGAAGGCACACCAAGCAGCCGTTAGGGCATTAGCGTTCAAATGGGCGCGGATAGTTTTTAGGTGCTGGCAAACAAGAACGCCTTACAACGAGACGAAATATTTGAAGGCGCTGAGAGAAAGAAATTCTCCACTTTTAAATACATAA
- a CDS encoding DUF4158 domain-containing protein: MAAIYQTAYPRIKSDITEDELGDVYTPTPEDQKFALRHCKRTSASFLGLLIQLKITQRLGRFVNLGEIPKVIITHIKNQCRSRVTLKDLQTYYTSGAKDRHVKLIRRHLNIKAYDAAKTSELAQIWALEAATTKEALPDIINVTLEYLVKERYELPAFSVLERICQAARAEVNTRYYDQLCGFLESESRQCINDILRSSTGLNGFGWSTLKNEPKRPTPRNIHAYIQYLEWLTSLQTLLPTDLGLPPVKHQQFINEAKALDYAELMKLKLNKRLALVIVLIRHQYAQTLDNAADIFIKMLLKMDRSAQKLLEKYLADHQKQTDHLISVLSGTVKVYLDKRRYQCRKVAEPE; the protein is encoded by the coding sequence ATCCACGAATTAAATCTGATATCACCGAAGATGAGTTAGGGGATGTCTATACACCTACGCCGGAAGATCAGAAGTTTGCACTGCGTCACTGTAAACGAACCAGCGCATCCTTTTTGGGGCTCCTGATTCAGCTAAAAATCACGCAGCGATTGGGCCGGTTCGTAAACCTGGGTGAAATACCAAAGGTGATCATCACGCACATTAAAAATCAGTGCCGTTCGCGGGTGACACTGAAGGATCTCCAAACCTATTACACATCGGGCGCGAAGGATCGTCACGTAAAGCTGATTCGGCGCCATCTTAATATAAAAGCCTACGATGCGGCCAAGACCTCTGAATTGGCACAGATTTGGGCACTTGAGGCAGCGACTACCAAAGAAGCATTACCGGATATCATCAATGTCACGTTGGAATATTTGGTCAAAGAGCGATACGAGTTACCGGCGTTCAGTGTACTTGAGCGGATATGTCAGGCGGCCAGGGCCGAAGTCAACACTCGGTATTACGATCAATTGTGTGGCTTTTTAGAGTCTGAAAGTCGCCAATGCATCAACGATATTCTTCGATCTAGCACAGGACTGAATGGTTTTGGTTGGAGCACGCTGAAAAATGAACCCAAACGCCCGACCCCTCGCAATATCCATGCGTACATCCAATACCTGGAATGGCTTACATCCCTGCAAACACTTTTGCCCACGGATTTGGGGTTGCCGCCAGTTAAACACCAGCAGTTTATCAACGAGGCCAAGGCCCTGGATTACGCCGAATTGATGAAACTAAAGCTGAACAAGCGACTCGCACTCGTCATCGTTTTAATCCGGCACCAATACGCACAAACACTGGATAACGCCGCCGATATTTTTATCAAGATGTTGTTAAAAATGGATCGCTCGGCGCAGAAGCTGTTGGAGAAGTACCTTGCAGACCATCAAAAGCAAACCGATCATTTGATTTCTGTGTTGTCTGGGACGGTCAAGGTGTATCTTGATAAACGCCGTTATCAATGTCGAAAAGTGGCTGAACCTGAATAA